The genomic DNA TGCCTTCGCGCTCCACGGCCTCGGTCAGCGCGGTGATGTTCCGCGACGACAGCCGCAGCCGACGGCGCAGGGCGGGGCTGGCGAACGGCGGGGTCAGGACGTAGGTGATGCGGGCATGCGCCTTCGGAAACAACCTCGTTCCGACTCGGATCGCAGTGGTGGCAGCCGGTGATCCGTCGTAGCCGACAAGCAGATCCATGAGGTCCCCGTTCGATTCCGTGTACACAGTCGATGTTCAGCTTAGTTTCTCCGCTCCGACCGGTCGGTAAGCTCGAAGCATGTTCGCTCTTTCCGGAGTTCCCGGCCTCGACGATGTGCGTACGCTGGCCCGCAAGGTCGACACCGCGCGCCACCACGGAATCCCGAACGGGTGCATCATCGAGTTGAACCTCGACATCGTGCCGCCCGAGACCGTCGGCTTCGACCCACTGGTGGTGCTCACCCGGGGCGGGCGCCCGATGACGCTGCGGCAGGCGGTCGCCGCGATCCACCGCGCCGCAGAGGACCCGCGCGTAGCGGGACTGATTGCGCGCGTTCAAATTCCGGCCGCCGCAGCCGGCCCGGTCCAGGAACTGCGGGCGGCCATCGCCGCGTTCACCGCCCACAAGCCGTCACTGGCCTGGGCGGAGACCTATCCGGGGACGCTGGCGTACTACCTGGCGTCGGCGTTCGGTGAGGTCTGGATGCAGCCGTCGGGCACGGTGGGCCTGGTCGGCTTCGCCACCAACGCCCTGTTCCTGCGCGACGCCCTGGACAAGGCCGGGATCGAGGCGCAGTTCGTCGCGCGGGGTGAATACAAGTCTGCGGCAAATCTTTTCACACAGGACAGCTACACCGACGCCCACCGCGAGGCGGACACCCGGCTGCTGCAGAGCCTGCACGAGCAGGTGTGGCAGGCGGTGGCCCGGTCGCGCGGCATAGACGTTGCCGAGGTCAACGCCCTGGCCGACCGGGCGCCGCTGCTGCGTGACGACGCCGTCTCGGGGCGTCTGGTGGACCGGATCGGCTTCCGGGACGAGGCCTACGCGCGGATCGCAGAACTTGTTGGCGCCGAAGGTATCTCACCCGAGACGGGTAGCGCTGACGACGACGGCGCGCCGCCTCGGCTGTTCCTGTCGCGGTACGCCAAGGCGTCCGCGCAGAACGGGCCCTCGGTGCCGGTGCCGGGGCGCGCCAGGAAGCCCAAGGTGGCGGTGGTGACACTCGCGGGACCCATCGTCAGCGGCCGCGGCGGTTCGGGATCGCCGTTGGGCAGGTCCAACGCCGGTGCCGACACCATCGCCGCCGCACTGCGTGCGGCCACCGCCGACGACGACGTCGACGCCATCGTGCTGCGGGTCGAGAGCCCCGGCGGCTCGGTGACCGGGTCCGAGACCATCTGGCGTGAGGTGGTCCGGGCCGTGGACGCCGGCACCCCGGTGGTGGCCTCCATGGGCGCGGTTGCCGCCTCCGGCGGGTATTACGTGTCCATGGCCGCCAGCGCCATCGTGGCCAACCCGGGCACCATCACCGGGTCCATCGGCGTGGTGACGGGCAAGCTGGTCGCCCGGGATCTCAAGGACCGCCTCGGCATCGGTTCGGATGCGGTGCGCACCAACGCCAACGCCGACGCCTGGTCGGTCAACGCCCCGTTCACCGAGGCCCAGCAGCAGCAGGTCGAGGCCGAAGCCGACCTGTTCTACAACGACTTCCTGGCCCGGGTGGCCGCCGGCCGCAACCTCAGTGTCGAGGCGGTGGACGCCGTGGCCCGGGGCCGGATCTGGACCGGGGCCGACGCGCTGGCGCACGGGCTGGTCGACGAGCTCGGTGGGCTGCGCACCGCGATCGAGCGGGCGAAGGTGCTGGCCGGCTTCGACGCCGACGCCGAGGTGAACCTGGCCGCCTACCCCGGATCATCGGTGCTGGAGGTGCTGCGACCCAAGCAGTCCTCCCAGCCCGCTGCGGCCTCGTTGCCGGAAGCGGTCGGCTCACTGCTGGTCCAGTCGGTGGCGGGTGTGCTGAGCCAGGCCGAGCGCACCCTCAGCGGCGCCAGCGTGCTGTGGCTGGGGGACACCCGGCTCTAGGCCGGGCGGACCGCGCTGACGTACACGATGTCACCCAGCGGGTCGTTCTCGTCGAGTGTCGGCGGGCGAAGGCCGTTGCGGCGGAACAACTCCGAGTTGGGCACGGTGTCCACCTGCCAGCCGCGATCGCCCAGGTAGTCCGCTGCGCTGTGCCGATGACCGCGGTACACCAGCGCGGCCATGTCCAGGTCCAGCCCCTGATCGGCGAATGCCGCCGAGGCGGCCGAGACCCGGTCGGTGTCGAGGTCGACGATGCCGGGTGCGAACTCGGTGGCGACCATGCTGGCGGGGGCGCTGAGGTCGATGATCGTGTCGAACAACCGGTCCTGAGCCTCCGGCGGCAGATAGATCAGCAGCCCCTCGGCGCACCAGGCGGTCGGTTGCGCGGCGTCCCAGCCGGCGGCGCG from Mycolicibacterium tokaiense includes the following:
- the sppA gene encoding signal peptide peptidase SppA, which encodes MFALSGVPGLDDVRTLARKVDTARHHGIPNGCIIELNLDIVPPETVGFDPLVVLTRGGRPMTLRQAVAAIHRAAEDPRVAGLIARVQIPAAAAGPVQELRAAIAAFTAHKPSLAWAETYPGTLAYYLASAFGEVWMQPSGTVGLVGFATNALFLRDALDKAGIEAQFVARGEYKSAANLFTQDSYTDAHREADTRLLQSLHEQVWQAVARSRGIDVAEVNALADRAPLLRDDAVSGRLVDRIGFRDEAYARIAELVGAEGISPETGSADDDGAPPRLFLSRYAKASAQNGPSVPVPGRARKPKVAVVTLAGPIVSGRGGSGSPLGRSNAGADTIAAALRAATADDDVDAIVLRVESPGGSVTGSETIWREVVRAVDAGTPVVASMGAVAASGGYYVSMAASAIVANPGTITGSIGVVTGKLVARDLKDRLGIGSDAVRTNANADAWSVNAPFTEAQQQQVEAEADLFYNDFLARVAAGRNLSVEAVDAVARGRIWTGADALAHGLVDELGGLRTAIERAKVLAGFDADAEVNLAAYPGSSVLEVLRPKQSSQPAAASLPEAVGSLLVQSVAGVLSQAERTLSGASVLWLGDTRL